From a single Marmota flaviventris isolate mMarFla1 chromosome 5 unlocalized genomic scaffold, mMarFla1.hap1 SUPER_5_unloc_1, whole genome shotgun sequence genomic region:
- the LOC114082939 gene encoding LOW QUALITY PROTEIN: zinc finger protein 709-like (The sequence of the model RefSeq protein was modified relative to this genomic sequence to represent the inferred CDS: inserted 1 base in 1 codon; deleted 1 base in 1 codon): MNVRLVLAGPGAMRSTERMSGLPRRRKMTSVAFEDVAVNFTQEEWALLEPSQKNLYIDVMWEVLRNLASIGDTWEDQNMEYQNTNTKRDVRPIISHSANQPYEKEECGGKLYECREKRKSSISLTSVQCQVSEHTVNGPNGGLTCGREFSCSRCFKKYQPSHTGEQPPGCKQCGGAITISNNLQMHEQTPPGETTYRCKQCGKAFIHSYSLQKHKRTHTSKKRHECKECGKAFIKFSYLRIHKRTHTGEKPYECKQCGKAFPSSSKLRKHERIHTGEKCYECKECGKFCTCYSELQIHERTHTGEKPYECKQCGKAYARISHLHSHEKTHTGEKPYECKQCGKAFATSGNLQIHGRTHTGEKPYECKQCGKAFISSTALQIHERIHTGEKPYECKQCGKAFIRSSALRSHERTHTGEKPYECQQCGKAFTRLSYLHAHERTHTGEKPYECKQCGKTFTHFSTFYSHERAHNGEKPYECEQCGKAFIHSSSLHSHERTHTKPYECQQCGKAFTRLPYLHSHERIHTGEKPYECKQCGRAFRHSSSFRLHERAHNGEKAYECKRCGKGFIYSSSLRSHERIHNGEKPYECKQCGKAFNYSSSLRSHERIHTGERPYECQQCGKAFTRSSYLHSHERTHAGEKPYEXKQCGKVFTCSSELQVHEQTHIAEKPYECKQCGKAFNYSSSLHSHERTHIGEKPYECQQCGKAFTHSSTLCSHEQTHNGEKPCKCKECGKAFTVLAYLRKYKQIHTREKPYECKQCGKAFNQSSSLHLHERTHTGEKPYECKKCGKAFTAFSYLQTHNQTNTE, translated from the exons ATGAATGTGCGGCTAGTACTGGCCGGACCCG GTGCTATGAGGTCCACAGAAAGGATGTCAGGTCTCCCCAGAAGGCGGAAAATG ACCTCAGTggcctttgaggatgtggctgtgaacttcaccCAGGAAGAGTGGGCTTTGCTGGAACCTTCCCAGAAGAATCTCTACATAGATGTGATGTGGGAAGTCCTTAGAAACCTGGCTTCTATAG GAGACACATGGGAGGACCAGAACATGGAATATCAGAACACAAATACCAAGAGAGACGTAAG GCCCATCATATCTCACTCTGCAAACCAACCATATGAGAAGGAGGAGTGTGGCGGAAAGCTATATGAATgtagagagaagagaaaatccTCCATTTCTCTCACAAGTGTTCAATGCCAGGTGTCAGAGCACACTGTAAATGGACCTAATGGAGGTCTGACATGTGGAAGAGAGTTCAGTTGTTCcaggtgttttaaaaaatatcaaccaTCTCATACTGGAGAGCAGCCACCTGGATGTAAGCAATGTGGAGGCGCCATTACTATTTCAAATAACCTTCAAATGCATGAACAAACTCCTCCTGGAGAGACGACTTACAGATGTAaacagtgtgggaaagccttcattcattcatattctcttcAAAAACATAAACGAACTCATACAAGTAAGAAGCGCcatgaatgtaaagaatgtggtaaAGCCTTCATTAAATTCTCTTACCTTCGAATACATaaacgaactcatactggagagaagccctatgaatgtaaacaatgtggtaaAGCCTTTCCTTCATCCAGTAAACTTCGTAAGCATGAAAGAATTCACACTGGGGAAAAGTGctatgaatgtaaagaatgtggtaaATTCTGCACATGTTACTCTGAACTTCAAATACATGAACGAACTCACACAGGAGAAAAGCcgtatgaatgtaagcagtgtggcaaggCTTATGCTCGGATTTCtcaccttcactcacatgaaaaaactcatactggagagaagccctatgaatgtaaacagtgtgggaaagccttcgcTACATCTGGTAACCTTCAAATACATggaagaactcatactggagagaagccttatgaatgtaaacaatgtgggaaagcctttattTCTTCCACTGCCCTTCAAATACATGAACgaattcatacaggagagaagccctatgaatgtaagcagtgtgggaaagccttcattCGATCCTCTGCCCTTCGCTcacatgaaagaactcatactggagagaagccctatgaatgtcaacaatgtggtaAAGCCTTCACTCGGTTATCTTATCTTCATGCacatgaacgaactcatactggagaaaagccctatgaatgtaagcagtgtggcaaaacCTTCACTCATTTCTCTACCTTTTACTCACATGAAAGAGCTCataatggagagaagccctatgaatgtgagcagtgtggcaaagccttcattCATTCCTCTAGCCTTCATTCACATGAACGAACTCATacgaagccctatgaatgtcaacaatgtggtaAAGCCTTCACTCGGTTACCttaccttcactcacatgaacgaattcatactggagagaagccctatgaatgtaagcaatgTGGCAGAGCCTTCAGACATTCCTCTAGCTTTCGCTTACACGAAAGAGCTCATAATGGAGAGAAGGCTTATGAATGTAAGCGGTGTGGCAAAGGCTTCATTTATTCCTCTAGCCTTCGCTCACATGAAAGGATTCataatggagagaagccctatgaatgtaagcagtgtggcaaagccttcaatTATTCCTCTAGCCTTCGCTCACATGaacgaattcatactggagagaggccctatgaatgtcaacagtGTGGTAAAGCCTTTACTCGGTCATCttaccttcactcacatgaacgaactcatgctggagagaagccctatg tgaaACAATGTGGTAAAGTCTTCACTTGTTCCTCTGAACTTCAGGTTCATGAACAAACGCATATTgcagagaagccctatgaatgtaagcagtgtggcaaagccttcaatTATTCCTCTAGCCTTCACTCACATGAACGAACTCATattggagagaaaccctatgaatgtcaacaatgtggcaaagccttcactcaTTCCTCTACTCTTTGCTCACATGAACAAACTCATAATGGAGAGAAGCCCtgtaaatgcaaagaatgtggaaaagccttcactgTATTAGCTTACCTtcgaaaatat aaacaaattcatactagggagaagccctatgaatgtaagcagtgtggcaaagccttcaatCAGTCCTCTAGTCTTCACttacatgaaagaactcatactggggagaagccctatgaatgcaaaaaatgtggaaaagccttcactgCCTTCTCTTACCTTCAAACACATAATCAAACTAATACTGAGTAG